One Ardenticatenales bacterium genomic region harbors:
- a CDS encoding DUF4277 domain-containing protein, whose product MVDINRFDIQTERVDDIPLIYNSLQKMGIQAIVDSIIVPHGNWQGLTPGWVITIWLIHILVKHTHRMDCVQEWVAKHLLTLGHLTGQLVTPLDFTDDRLALCLRYLQPQSDWAEVESRLGNRLVRVYDLAKKLPERWCARLDGTVGIVNHDPNGSWLFQVGKAKNGLFETLYKMMIGSLDPLGLPLAVDIVPGNRADDPLYIPIYQRIKQTFPGRALLVVGDSKMSALLTRATVAHNNDHYLTPLAYLKDEPKLLDELLVGQQEREAQIPLIFFGWGAADQWHSAQCG is encoded by the coding sequence ATGGTAGACATTAACAGGTTCGACATACAGACAGAGCGAGTAGATGACATCCCGCTCATTTACAATTCGCTACAAAAAATGGGCATTCAAGCCATTGTGGATAGCATCATCGTCCCCCATGGCAACTGGCAGGGGTTGACGCCCGGTTGGGTCATTACCATCTGGCTGATACATATCCTGGTCAAGCACACCCACCGGATGGATTGCGTTCAGGAGTGGGTTGCCAAACACTTGTTGACACTGGGACACCTAACTGGGCAACTGGTTACGCCGTTAGATTTCACCGATGACCGGTTAGCCCTTTGTCTGCGGTATCTACAGCCGCAAAGCGACTGGGCTGAGGTCGAAAGTCGCCTGGGCAATCGCCTGGTGCGGGTCTATGACCTGGCCAAGAAACTGCCCGAACGGTGGTGTGCGCGGCTAGATGGCACCGTTGGCATTGTCAACCACGACCCCAACGGGTCGTGGCTGTTCCAGGTTGGCAAAGCCAAGAATGGTTTGTTCGAGACCCTGTACAAAATGATGATCGGCAGCCTCGACCCCTTGGGTTTACCGCTGGCGGTGGATATCGTCCCAGGCAACCGGGCTGATGACCCACTCTACATTCCCATTTACCAGCGCATCAAGCAGACTTTTCCGGGTCGGGCGCTGCTGGTCGTGGGAGATAGCAAGATGAGCGCGCTCCTGACACGCGCCACCGTCGCCCACAACAACGACCACTATTTGACACCCCTGGCCTATCTCAAAGATGAACCCAAGCTGCTCGACGAACTGCTGGTCGGACAGCAAGAGCGGGAAGCCCAGATACCGCTTATCTTTTTTGGATGGGGCGCTGCCGACCAATGGCACAGCGCCCAATGCGGCTGA
- a CDS encoding transposase, which translates to MDGALPTNGTAPNAADAVARGFEVSRSRSAIVNKRHVTWQERLLVVRSFSYMQSERDALQKRLDKAEAALRALTPPRQRGKKQIEDEKTLLAAIKRIQKQYKVSGLFVCTTKREVAERPIRAYKDKPARVEKTVRYQLTVQRDLVAIAAAMFKMGWRIYATNAPAVELSLTQAVQAYRSQYVAENIFRRLQGKLLSITPVYVQRDDHAEGLFHLLTLAARVLALGDYVAKEALAEVKEEGETTVNRGRLTPSIYQF; encoded by the coding sequence TTGGATGGGGCGCTGCCGACCAATGGCACAGCGCCCAATGCGGCTGATGCGGTGGCGCGGGGTTTTGAAGTCAGCCGGTCGCGCAGCGCCATCGTCAATAAGCGCCACGTCACCTGGCAAGAGCGTTTGCTGGTGGTGCGTTCCTTCAGCTACATGCAGAGTGAACGAGACGCATTACAGAAACGGTTGGATAAAGCCGAAGCCGCTTTACGCGCCCTGACACCGCCACGGCAACGCGGCAAAAAGCAGATAGAAGACGAGAAAACGCTGTTAGCGGCCATCAAGCGCATCCAAAAACAGTACAAAGTGTCCGGCTTATTCGTCTGCACGACTAAACGTGAGGTCGCGGAGCGTCCGATACGCGCCTATAAAGACAAGCCAGCGCGGGTGGAAAAGACGGTGCGCTACCAATTGACCGTACAGCGTGACCTGGTGGCGATTGCCGCGGCCATGTTCAAGATGGGGTGGCGGATTTATGCCACCAACGCGCCCGCTGTCGAGTTGTCATTGACCCAGGCGGTGCAAGCCTATCGCAGCCAGTACGTCGCGGAGAACATCTTTCGTCGTCTGCAAGGCAAGTTGCTCTCCATTACCCCGGTCTATGTGCAGCGTGATGACCATGCCGAAGGACTTTTCCACCTGCTGACCCTGGCAGCCCGGGTATTGGCTCTGGGTGATTACGTGGCTAAAGAGGCGTTGGCGGAGGTCAAAGAGGAAGGTGAGACCACAGTTAATCGTGGTCGGTTAACACCATCGATTTATCAGTTCTAG
- a CDS encoding IS1 family transposase has translation MMNPEQLFCPNIDCPARGQRGEGNITVHSQKEKRCHCHVCNTTFAVSKGTLFYRLRTDPQIVMWVIVLLAYGCPVQAIVKAFGFDERTVKNWWQRAGVHCAHVHEAVIASQPLDLQQVQADEIKVKVQGGSVWMALAMMVSTRLWLGGVISPRRDKRLLQSLTDKVRQMALCRPLLLAVDGLPGYVKAFGRSFRSKLPAGGSQVVVNGTPGPKWLSCKSSNGVCHLDWRLNDEWLRVTRNR, from the coding sequence ATGATGAATCCAGAACAACTATTTTGCCCTAATATCGACTGTCCGGCTAGAGGACAACGGGGTGAAGGCAATATCACCGTCCATAGCCAAAAAGAAAAGCGATGTCATTGTCATGTCTGCAATACAACATTTGCCGTCAGCAAAGGGACATTGTTCTATCGCTTGCGCACCGACCCGCAAATAGTGATGTGGGTCATCGTCTTGCTGGCGTATGGCTGTCCCGTCCAGGCCATCGTCAAAGCCTTTGGGTTTGATGAGCGCACGGTCAAGAATTGGTGGCAACGAGCGGGTGTGCATTGCGCACATGTCCATGAAGCGGTCATTGCCAGCCAGCCACTGGACTTGCAACAAGTGCAAGCGGATGAAATCAAAGTCAAGGTACAAGGCGGTTCGGTGTGGATGGCGTTGGCGATGATGGTATCCACCCGACTCTGGTTAGGTGGCGTCATCAGCCCGCGACGGGATAAGCGCTTGCTGCAAAGCCTGACGGACAAGGTGCGCCAAATGGCCTTGTGTCGTCCGTTGTTGTTGGCGGTGGATGGCTTGCCCGGCTACGTCAAAGCCTTTGGCCGCAGTTTCCGCAGCAAGTTGCCCGCTGGGGGCAGCCAGGTCGTTGTCAATGGCACGCCTGGTCCGAAGTGGCTATCGTGCAAGTCATCAAACGGCGTCTGCCATCTGGACTGGAGGTTGAACGACGAGTGGCTCAGGGTGACCCGCAACAGGTAG
- a CDS encoding tetratricopeptide repeat protein, whose protein sequence is MKDRIDLLIRANQARVECRYQDAIEYYDRYLDKYNNNADVMHVLALVHFQLDVEQPRRIGRSLKAIEWINKAIEQEPNKAEFYATRGDIYNYGLDAPNYEEAAKSYRVALQLKPDLVSAHLGLAGLEGVPEQLVSLSEAIISVEKASQTQQENPDIFLRLGTLYFQAGQQNQALVAYECALLRPRPLSLKNTDEIVQRLR, encoded by the coding sequence ATGAAAGATAGAATAGATCTCTTAATACGGGCCAATCAAGCTAGGGTTGAATGCCGTTATCAGGACGCAATTGAGTACTATGACAGATACTTAGACAAGTACAATAACAACGCAGACGTAATGCATGTGCTTGCCCTAGTTCATTTTCAACTGGATGTTGAGCAACCACGAAGGATTGGTCGAAGTTTAAAAGCTATTGAGTGGATTAATAAGGCAATTGAACAAGAACCAAATAAAGCAGAATTCTACGCGACTCGAGGGGATATTTATAATTATGGATTAGATGCACCGAATTATGAGGAAGCAGCAAAAAGCTACAGAGTAGCACTGCAACTGAAGCCGGATTTAGTAAGTGCGCATCTTGGGTTGGCTGGCCTGGAAGGTGTTCCCGAGCAGCTAGTAAGCCTATCCGAAGCGATAATTAGTGTGGAAAAGGCATCACAGACACAACAGGAAAATCCAGATATTTTCCTCAGGTTGGGTACGCTCTACTTCCAAGCAGGTCAACAGAATCAAGCATTAGTAGCCTACGAATGTGCGTTGCTACGACCTCGACCGCTTTCTCTAAAGAATACAGATGAGATTGTTCAGAGACTTCGTTGA